A genomic stretch from bacterium includes:
- a CDS encoding FlgD immunoglobulin-like domain containing protein, translating to MAKILVSLLFASLVFGAPQYVMTKSVLCGGGNSSSSTSYVLKDAIGQPVIGQSGSLNRIEQAGFYNYIGEHMIGVQSDSSKPKVFSLSRPFPNPTTKGYVNISYSVPKTSQVNIKVYNIAGGVVKTLVAGEQLPGYYSLKWGGVSDRGARVSNGIYFIRMVSSEFKSTKKLILVK from the coding sequence ATGGCAAAGATTTTAGTATCACTCCTTTTTGCGAGTTTGGTATTTGGCGCTCCTCAATACGTGATGACGAAGTCCGTATTGTGCGGCGGTGGGAATAGTTCGTCTTCTACCAGTTATGTCCTTAAGGATGCAATCGGGCAGCCTGTAATCGGGCAGTCCGGTTCTTTAAATCGTATTGAACAGGCCGGGTTTTATAACTATATTGGCGAACATATGATTGGCGTTCAAAGCGATTCATCTAAACCAAAGGTTTTTAGCCTTTCAAGACCATTTCCAAATCCTACTACAAAAGGATATGTTAATATAAGCTATAGTGTTCCGAAAACAAGCCAGGTAAACATAAAAGTCTATAATATAGCCGGTGGAGTAGTTAAGACACTGGTAGCCGGGGAACAGTTACCCGGGTATTATAGTCTAAAATGGGGTGGTGTTTCAGATCGTGGCGCAAGAGTATCAAACGGGATTTATTTTATCCGTATGGTATCATCGGAATTCAAATCAACCAAAAAGCTTATACTCGTGAAATAA
- the infB gene encoding translation initiation factor IF-2, which yields MKRLYEVAKELNISSKALMKLLNKLGHKVVSSTAFLTDGIIEECKKGMQTQKDAVKSEEKAKQTIRAHAYRPQPVITAAKKQKDKIITERRVRETITKIEMGERPKKYKAKEDISQENTIVNKIQISSNTPVKDLAQLLGENPISLITKCIAMGLLVTINQRIDFDTAATIAAEYGYEAELIPTYVEEEKKIEENIPRDPIVTIMGHVDHGKTTLLDYISHNNVAETEAGKITQHIGAYRVKIGEKHITFIDTPGHKAFTAMRVRGAKITDIVILIVAADDGVMPQTVEAINHARDANVPIIVAVNKIDLPSVIPGKVELQLLEHKIVTEKYGGENLCCYISAGTGEGVQELLEAIIVQAELLELKTTIDIPARGTIIETKLDKGKGPVATAIVTHGILKVGQPLIAGNASGKVRALYDEWGKHKSKAHPSEPVQIGGFDELPETGDTFTVVKDEKLAREISKERKTAQKDISDKSTKPVTLEQLQKDLKAGEINELKLIIKADVAGSAEAIADALEHLKEEEAKIRILHKGVGEINESDILLAATSKGIVVGFNVKENNNATQLSKEKGIEIRTYNIIYEVIEDIQLALKGLLPAKFEEVQLGRAEVKQVFKITDVGFIAGCYVLQGKIVRGAKVRVLREKNIVYEGRIESLKRIKDSVKEVETGMECGIGVNFKCAANDIIEAFEIKEIPR from the coding sequence ATGAAAAGACTTTACGAAGTAGCAAAAGAATTAAATATATCAAGTAAAGCCCTTATGAAATTACTCAATAAGTTAGGACATAAAGTAGTTAGCTCGACTGCTTTTTTGACCGATGGGATAATAGAAGAATGCAAAAAAGGAATGCAAACACAAAAAGATGCAGTTAAATCGGAAGAAAAAGCAAAACAGACAATAAGAGCACACGCATATAGACCACAACCTGTAATAACCGCTGCAAAAAAACAAAAAGACAAGATAATAACCGAAAGAAGAGTCAGAGAAACTATAACAAAAATTGAAATGGGGGAAAGACCCAAAAAATATAAAGCGAAAGAAGACATTTCACAAGAAAATACTATAGTCAATAAAATACAAATTAGTTCCAATACGCCGGTAAAGGACCTTGCTCAACTTTTAGGAGAAAATCCAATTAGTCTTATTACAAAGTGTATTGCAATGGGGCTTTTAGTAACTATCAATCAAAGAATAGATTTTGATACGGCTGCTACAATAGCGGCAGAATATGGTTATGAGGCCGAACTTATCCCTACTTACGTAGAGGAAGAGAAAAAAATAGAAGAAAATATCCCTCGGGATCCGATAGTTACTATTATGGGACATGTTGACCACGGGAAAACTACATTACTTGACTACATAAGCCATAATAATGTAGCGGAAACAGAAGCAGGAAAAATCACCCAACATATAGGGGCATATAGAGTTAAAATAGGAGAAAAACATATTACTTTTATTGATACTCCCGGGCATAAAGCATTCACAGCTATGAGAGTCCGAGGAGCAAAAATAACTGACATCGTAATATTAATTGTTGCTGCGGATGACGGTGTAATGCCGCAAACGGTTGAAGCAATCAACCACGCAAGGGATGCAAATGTTCCTATAATAGTAGCGGTAAATAAAATAGATTTGCCCAGCGTTATACCCGGGAAAGTAGAACTTCAATTATTGGAACATAAAATAGTTACAGAAAAATATGGTGGAGAAAACCTTTGTTGTTACATATCTGCCGGGACAGGAGAAGGAGTACAAGAATTGCTAGAGGCAATTATTGTTCAGGCAGAATTGCTAGAATTAAAAACTACTATAGACATACCTGCAAGAGGGACTATTATTGAGACAAAATTAGATAAAGGAAAAGGTCCGGTAGCAACTGCTATTGTAACACATGGGATACTAAAAGTAGGGCAACCTTTAATTGCCGGAAACGCTAGTGGAAAAGTTAGGGCATTGTATGATGAATGGGGAAAACATAAGTCAAAAGCTCATCCTTCTGAGCCGGTTCAGATAGGTGGATTTGATGAGTTGCCGGAAACTGGAGATACTTTCACTGTTGTGAAAGATGAAAAATTGGCCCGTGAAATATCAAAAGAACGAAAAACAGCACAAAAAGATATTTCAGACAAAAGCACAAAACCGGTAACTCTTGAACAACTACAAAAAGATCTAAAAGCAGGAGAAATAAACGAACTTAAACTTATCATAAAAGCAGATGTAGCCGGCTCAGCAGAAGCAATCGCAGACGCACTCGAACACCTAAAGGAAGAAGAAGCAAAAATTCGTATTCTGCATAAAGGAGTAGGTGAAATTAATGAATCTGACATTCTTCTTGCTGCAACAAGTAAAGGAATAGTAGTAGGATTTAACGTAAAAGAAAACAACAATGCCACACAACTAAGCAAAGAAAAAGGTATTGAAATCAGAACCTATAACATTATTTATGAAGTAATCGAAGATATACAATTAGCACTTAAAGGCTTATTGCCTGCAAAATTTGAAGAAGTTCAATTGGGTAGAGCCGAAGTTAAACAAGTGTTTAAAATAACAGACGTAGGCTTTATAGCAGGATGCTACGTTCTTCAAGGGAAAATCGTCAGAGGAGCAAAAGTAAGAGTACTAAGGGAAAAGAATATAGTTTATGAAGGTAGAATAGAAAGTCTAAAACGAATAAAAGATTCCGTTAAAGAAGTAGAAACTGGTATGGAATGTGGGATTGGCGTCAATTTCAAATGTGCAGCAAATGATATTATAGAGGCTTTTGAAATAAAAGAAATTCCAAGATGA
- a CDS encoding FlgD immunoglobulin-like domain containing protein produces the protein MRKAIFLAFLVAISISAVEAKKTVLLPDGYNMTDFEKGTGAKTLPFDTLIPILDGYLACWQAPYRIALEATQLTPASPCSVIAILYGVMSLTPSASKQCSLFVWEDNAGSPGNVLFRSEVTVTTDTTKVAIFPCNITPPVYVTGPFWVGNCEWDTLFPTSIVDSSCQNSKYDSAGVWVNDYSDYMHFAVVDYAISVEEKVTSPSVVTLKASPSLFSNNTSISYSVKGNDKNVQIGIYDITGNLVKELVNGKYNTGTYTTCWNGCDKTNKPLNSGVYFCNLVSGNQKITNKVILMK, from the coding sequence ATGAGAAAAGCTATATTTTTAGCGTTTTTGGTGGCAATAAGTATTTCGGCAGTAGAGGCAAAAAAAACCGTTCTTTTGCCGGATGGGTATAATATGACTGATTTTGAAAAAGGGACAGGGGCTAAAACATTGCCGTTTGACACTTTAATTCCTATATTAGACGGGTACCTTGCGTGTTGGCAAGCTCCTTATCGTATTGCACTTGAAGCAACTCAACTTACTCCAGCTTCTCCATGTTCTGTAATTGCGATATTGTATGGTGTTATGTCTCTAACACCAAGTGCTTCAAAACAATGCAGTTTATTTGTGTGGGAAGATAATGCAGGTTCGCCGGGAAACGTTCTTTTCCGATCGGAAGTTACGGTTACAACAGATACTACTAAGGTTGCTATTTTCCCCTGTAATATAACTCCCCCTGTCTATGTTACAGGTCCCTTCTGGGTTGGTAATTGCGAGTGGGATACTCTTTTCCCAACATCTATTGTTGATAGTAGCTGTCAAAACAGTAAATATGATAGTGCCGGGGTATGGGTAAACGACTATTCGGATTATATGCATTTTGCTGTTGTAGATTATGCTATTAGCGTAGAAGAAAAAGTTACCTCCCCATCGGTTGTTACTTTGAAAGCATCACCAAGTCTTTTTTCGAATAACACTTCTATTTCTTATTCAGTCAAAGGGAATGATAAAAACGTTCAAATCGGTATTTATGATATAACCGGAAATTTGGTTAAAGAACTCGTAAACGGAAAGTACAATACAGGAACTTATACTACTTGTTGGAATGGATGCGACAAAACGAATAAACCGCTTAACTCCGGTGTTTATTTTTGTAACCTTGTTTCAGGCAATCAGAAAATTACCAACAAAGTTATATTGATGAAGTAA
- a CDS encoding FlgD immunoglobulin-like domain containing protein produces the protein MKKIMFVAVLMVLSILALEAKESVLLPEGYKTSNWEQVLANKTLNLDTLWPQLDGSLAWWTGDFCIEYEATQLTPASQCSVTMIVHGVFSETGNASKQCSLFVWSDNAGSPGNVLFKTEYTAFVQNAGYLEYNQCPINPPIFVSGPFWVGNYEMTSGYPTSVVDSSCQSSKGRKTLGDPWEVDAADYLHIAVVNYDAGVEEKVTSPSVVTLKASPSLFSNNTSISYSVKGNDKNVQIGIYDITGNLVKELVNGKYNTGTYTTCWNGCDKTNKSLSSGIYFCSLTSGNQKIINKMILIK, from the coding sequence ATGAAGAAGATTATGTTTGTGGCAGTTTTGATGGTGTTAAGTATTTTGGCATTAGAAGCTAAAGAATCCGTTCTTTTGCCGGAGGGTTATAAAACCAGTAATTGGGAACAGGTGTTGGCAAATAAAACATTAAATCTCGACACTTTATGGCCACAATTAGATGGTTCTTTGGCATGGTGGACAGGCGACTTTTGTATTGAATATGAAGCAACTCAACTTACACCTGCTTCTCAGTGTTCTGTAACGATGATAGTTCATGGTGTTTTTTCCGAAACAGGAAACGCTTCAAAACAATGCAGTTTATTTGTATGGTCGGATAATGCAGGTTCTCCGGGAAATGTTCTTTTTAAAACAGAATATACTGCTTTTGTACAAAATGCGGGCTATCTTGAGTATAACCAGTGTCCTATAAACCCGCCTATTTTTGTCTCAGGCCCATTTTGGGTAGGTAATTATGAGATGACTTCCGGTTATCCCACATCCGTTGTTGATAGTAGTTGTCAAAGCAGCAAGGGCCGTAAAACTCTTGGCGATCCATGGGAAGTAGATGCTGCCGATTATCTACATATTGCTGTTGTAAATTATGATGCCGGAGTAGAAGAAAAAGTTACCTCCCCATCGGTTGTTACTTTGAAAGCATCACCAAGTCTTTTTTCGAATAACACTTCTATTTCTTATTCAGTCAAAGGGAATGATAAAAACGTTCAAATCGGTATTTATGATATAACCGGAAATTTGGTTAAAGAACTCGTAAACGGAAAGTACAATACAGGAACTTATACTACTTGTTGGAATGGATGCGACAAAACGAATAAGTCTCTTAGTTCCGGTATTTATTTCTGCAGCCTAACTTCAGGCAATCAGAAAATTATTAATAAGATGATATTAATAAAATAA
- a CDS encoding C1 family peptidase, with protein sequence MKKSFYGMMICLMSLFCVSNAKSFTLPELQQAIKDKGAKWTAGHTSVSDLSDEEKAKLCSTMPTPPEILSGHEDKREVKGKLKAAIDWRNYNGKNWMTPVKNQGNCGSCWAFGTIGGFEARLKIAYEKPDTNIDLSEQFLVSCDDGNGGCMGGSLGTAATFVQATGVPPELCFPYQESDLACTQRCSNWQSQVVKPFSWNYMSTGNIAQYKQALQDGPMGCQITAKKDFFYYTGGVYSPVLSDSGDKTLYNHGVTLCGYDDSRGGTGAWLIKNSYSTGWGEAGYGWIAYGSESSEGPGLPVYFIILDNTNPRISLNNKTVLEPDNNIWDPGEQISIIVNLRNLGLTASNVVGVVSTTNGSITVNTNSANFGSIATNGLVGNSSTPYKATASLGASIPQDVSFSLHITADGGYLKDTSFTVRLGCVSGDTLKSFASPAGTVYGLAFDGTNLWASISSDYKIYKLDPITGQQISFIGTPNSETCTDISWDKTDGNLWVHSRSGKKIYKVNSSTGAVITSFASPATYPTGLAFDGTNLWAVDMTGYKIYEVSQTGTIVSSFDIPLTPPTMKQYAARCLAFDSRGANGGSLLLAMTYLSSATVCDSVVVWELTKTGGIVGNHRIAVLPQYGRAIDVNPSTDEYWVNSETPAKIYKVNGCFYGTPVEESNKFMSDNSKSLVISPNPSQSKTSISFNLPKTTKVTINIYDKSGKFIYALVNKELNAGSHTIKWDGKGIDGKMVSAGIYFYKINWDGCSCTRKSVIIE encoded by the coding sequence ATGAAAAAAAGTTTTTATGGTATGATGATATGTTTAATGTCATTATTTTGTGTTTCTAATGCCAAAAGTTTTACTTTGCCGGAATTACAGCAGGCAATAAAAGATAAAGGCGCAAAATGGACTGCCGGACATACTTCAGTATCGGATTTATCGGACGAAGAAAAAGCAAAATTATGCAGTACGATGCCGACTCCTCCGGAAATTCTTTCCGGGCACGAAGATAAGAGAGAAGTAAAAGGGAAACTTAAAGCTGCCATAGATTGGCGTAATTATAATGGCAAGAATTGGATGACTCCGGTAAAAAACCAGGGGAATTGTGGTTCTTGTTGGGCTTTTGGGACTATTGGGGGATTTGAAGCACGTCTGAAGATAGCTTATGAGAAACCGGATACGAATATAGATTTATCCGAACAGTTTTTAGTTTCTTGTGATGACGGAAACGGCGGGTGTATGGGTGGTTCACTTGGTACGGCGGCAACATTTGTACAGGCGACCGGGGTTCCTCCCGAGCTTTGTTTCCCGTATCAAGAATCTGACCTTGCCTGTACTCAGCGGTGTTCAAACTGGCAATCACAAGTAGTTAAACCCTTTAGTTGGAACTATATGTCTACGGGGAATATTGCTCAATACAAACAGGCTCTTCAAGATGGACCAATGGGTTGCCAGATAACTGCAAAGAAAGATTTTTTCTACTACACAGGCGGCGTTTACAGTCCTGTTTTGTCGGATAGCGGAGACAAAACTCTCTATAATCATGGGGTAACATTATGCGGGTATGATGATTCAAGGGGGGGAACAGGCGCATGGCTTATTAAAAATTCATACTCAACAGGTTGGGGAGAGGCTGGATATGGCTGGATTGCATATGGTTCGGAATCAAGCGAAGGCCCCGGACTTCCTGTCTATTTTATTATATTGGACAATACTAATCCACGTATATCTTTAAATAACAAGACAGTTCTTGAGCCTGATAATAACATATGGGATCCCGGTGAGCAAATCAGTATAATTGTAAATCTTAGAAACTTAGGTCTTACTGCTTCAAATGTTGTCGGAGTTGTATCTACAACTAATGGCAGTATTACTGTGAATACAAACTCTGCAAATTTCGGTTCTATTGCTACAAATGGGCTTGTAGGTAATTCATCAACACCGTACAAAGCAACGGCAAGTCTCGGGGCTTCAATCCCGCAGGACGTATCGTTTAGTTTACATATTACTGCTGATGGTGGATACTTAAAAGATACTTCTTTTACGGTGCGCTTAGGTTGTGTATCCGGAGACACGCTTAAATCATTTGCTTCACCTGCCGGGACTGTTTACGGGCTTGCATTTGATGGCACTAATTTATGGGCATCCATTAGTTCGGACTATAAGATATATAAGCTTGATCCCATAACCGGTCAGCAAATTAGTTTTATAGGCACACCAAATAGTGAAACTTGTACCGATATAAGTTGGGACAAGACGGATGGTAACTTGTGGGTTCACAGTAGGAGCGGAAAGAAGATTTATAAAGTGAATTCTTCAACCGGTGCTGTTATTACTTCTTTTGCCTCTCCTGCCACATATCCAACCGGATTAGCCTTTGATGGGACTAACCTATGGGCAGTTGATATGACAGGATATAAAATATACGAAGTTAGTCAAACTGGGACTATAGTATCCAGTTTTGACATTCCTTTAACTCCTCCTACAATGAAACAATATGCGGCTCGTTGTCTTGCATTTGACTCCCGCGGAGCTAATGGAGGTAGTTTGTTATTAGCGATGACATATTTGTCTTCAGCGACAGTATGTGATTCGGTTGTAGTATGGGAATTAACAAAAACAGGTGGAATAGTTGGGAATCATCGAATTGCCGTTTTACCTCAATATGGAAGGGCGATAGATGTGAATCCTTCTACGGATGAGTATTGGGTAAACAGTGAAACCCCTGCCAAAATTTATAAAGTAAATGGATGTTTTTATGGTACGCCGGTAGAAGAGAGTAATAAGTTTATGTCTGACAATTCAAAGTCCCTTGTTATTTCACCTAATCCGAGTCAGTCTAAGACCTCTATTAGTTTTAATTTGCCTAAAACCACGAAAGTAACGATAAACATATATGATAAATCCGGGAAATTTATTTACGCTCTTGTAAATAAAGAACTTAATGCAGGAAGTCATACTATTAAATGGGACGGGAAAGGTATTGATGGTAAAATGGTTTCTGCCGGAATTTATTTTTATAAGATAAACTGGGATGGCTGTTCGTGTACGAGAAAAAGCGTTATAATAGAGTAG
- a CDS encoding T9SS type A sorting domain-containing protein, which yields MNVFIFIFIGNFLMPVGYNATVRNSTRENVVQTITAKSGEDTLYYDGVNVSGAGLYDSDEDTFGIICAGVRFTPMVGETLIAVIFCHRNPPSSYTGTFYLYGNGTTSSPGTQITTQSYNATGDSTWNRIDLPSPIFCDADVDFWAVLSARGRIGDDAGPMVATREYVSIDQQASWMTIAAAGLNKNWNIRAIMRNYTAIEENKPIKNDFAISYSNNPVNKNFSVSYSVPNTMNVNISLFDLTGRLVQTLEDRTLGNGTYTKTISTESLGTGIYFCNVEAGNFRGTKKVVVVK from the coding sequence ATGAATGTTTTTATTTTTATTTTTATCGGAAATTTTTTAATGCCCGTTGGATATAATGCTACTGTTCGCAATTCAACAAGAGAAAATGTTGTACAAACAATAACAGCAAAATCAGGCGAAGATACTTTATACTACGATGGCGTAAATGTTTCAGGAGCTGGATTATATGATTCAGACGAGGACACATTTGGAATTATCTGTGCGGGAGTAAGATTTACTCCTATGGTTGGAGAAACTTTAATCGCAGTTATTTTTTGCCATAGGAATCCTCCTTCTTCTTATACTGGGACTTTTTACTTATACGGAAATGGAACTACATCGTCTCCAGGCACACAAATAACGACCCAGTCTTATAATGCAACTGGCGACAGCACATGGAATAGAATAGACCTCCCATCACCGATATTCTGTGATGCGGATGTAGATTTTTGGGCAGTATTATCTGCCAGAGGCCGCATTGGAGATGATGCGGGACCTATGGTTGCAACTAGAGAATATGTTTCCATTGATCAACAAGCTTCATGGATGACGATTGCAGCTGCAGGTCTTAATAAAAATTGGAACATACGAGCAATAATGAGAAATTATACGGCAATAGAAGAAAATAAACCCATTAAAAACGATTTTGCAATTTCCTATTCCAATAATCCGGTAAATAAAAACTTCTCCGTTTCATATTCCGTTCCTAATACAATGAATGTTAATATTAGTCTTTTTGACTTAACCGGAAGATTAGTTCAAACACTTGAAGACAGAACGCTCGGCAACGGCACATACACTAAAACAATCAGCACGGAATCTCTCGGGACAGGTATTTATTTCTGTAACGTAGAAGCAGGAAATTTTAGGGGAACAAAAAAGGTTGTGGTTGTTAAATAA
- the nusA gene encoding transcription termination factor NusA, with translation MGTVLSAINQMSQSLRLSKEHAIELFKDTIKSVVKTKLGENVKSEVNISEKDGSIELFLIKKVVTEPINLTMEISLKEAKEIIKTAALDKEIKVKIPFESLGRGAVILTRQLLEQKIKEKEKEKVKEVYTKKTDEIIVGTVQKVDKNEIIAKLKDAEGILPAREQIPGERYNQGDPIKGYILDVTSNGEVLMSRSHPNLLKKLLEKEIPEIQENVIQIKAVARIPGIRAKVAVISNDVKIEPVGACVGVRGSRIEAIMKELNNERIDVIQYSTDLKTLVSRVLSNVTILKSDVDKDNKKMSVIVKDEDLPKAIGKGGQNALLASKLTGYKIDIISESKFKNKGITFIKELDSNTKNLLVNNGFMTTADILEKGIEQLAKVPEIGEERASEIYHIVSNQMQNTNEKVEIDNP, from the coding sequence ATGGGAACCGTATTAAGCGCAATAAATCAAATGTCGCAATCCTTACGCCTATCAAAGGAACACGCGATAGAATTATTTAAAGACACCATTAAAAGTGTTGTAAAAACTAAATTAGGCGAAAATGTAAAATCAGAAGTAAATATCTCTGAAAAAGATGGAAGCATAGAGTTGTTTCTTATAAAAAAAGTGGTAACCGAGCCAATTAATTTAACAATGGAGATATCTCTTAAAGAAGCTAAAGAGATAATAAAAACAGCAGCTCTTGACAAAGAAATTAAGGTTAAAATTCCTTTTGAAAGTCTTGGAAGAGGTGCGGTTATTTTAACGAGACAATTACTAGAACAAAAAATAAAAGAAAAAGAAAAAGAGAAAGTAAAAGAAGTGTACACTAAAAAAACAGACGAAATAATAGTAGGAACAGTACAAAAAGTAGATAAAAATGAAATTATTGCCAAATTAAAAGACGCGGAAGGCATCCTTCCTGCGCGGGAACAAATACCAGGCGAGAGATATAATCAGGGAGATCCAATAAAAGGTTATATATTAGATGTAACATCCAATGGCGAAGTTCTAATGTCAAGAAGTCATCCAAATTTATTAAAAAAGTTATTAGAAAAAGAAATCCCCGAAATACAAGAAAATGTTATTCAAATTAAAGCTGTTGCAAGAATACCGGGAATTAGAGCAAAAGTAGCAGTTATATCAAACGATGTAAAGATAGAGCCTGTAGGCGCATGTGTTGGAGTAAGAGGATCAAGAATAGAAGCTATTATGAAAGAACTTAATAACGAAAGAATTGATGTTATACAATATTCCACAGACCTAAAAACATTAGTAAGTAGAGTTCTATCCAATGTTACAATATTGAAATCTGATGTTGACAAAGACAATAAAAAAATGAGTGTTATAGTAAAAGATGAGGATTTGCCTAAAGCCATTGGAAAAGGTGGGCAAAATGCATTATTGGCATCAAAATTAACAGGCTACAAAATAGATATAATATCCGAAAGTAAATTTAAAAATAAAGGTATTACCTTTATTAAAGAATTAGACAGCAATACTAAAAACCTTTTGGTAAATAATGGATTTATGACAACAGCCGATATCCTAGAGAAGGGAATAGAACAACTTGCAAAAGTACCAGAAATAGGAGAAGAAAGAGCTAGTGAAATATATCATATAGTATCTAACCAAATGCAGAATACGAATGAAAAAGTAGAAATAGACAATCCATAA
- a CDS encoding proline--tRNA ligase has product MKWTENFLPTLKEQPKNVEIPSHSLSIRVGLIRQSISGVHTYLPLGWKICLNIINIIREEMNSIGAQEILLPALSTAELWAKTGRLAGWGAEIFRLKDRGNRELCLSPTHEEPITEFVSKEIHSYKELPCIFYQIQTKFRDEPRPRGGVLRAREFIMKDSYSFDIDETSFMESYAKHRTAYEKILNRCGLSYKIVDASSGLMGSGKSEEFMVSSPYGEDSIVICKNCGYSANKETGKIGEIRNDTKEQSSELKKVHTPVKGTVDEISKFLNVPADKLMKSILYFYDAEPVFVLLRGNHEISMDKLNKIKIANTETKGTFRIATPNEVKTLINADVGYISPVNLSKQIKVLAANSLKNSNNLVTGANENLYHFTGVDIERDIQVTQWADIEIPNNGDPCPKCNKELTLEPVIELGHIFDLGEKYSTPLGATVLDKNGQKKSIYMGSYGIGVERIMAAAIETHNDSEGIIWPMEIAPFKVIIIPLNISIPDIKATAEKIYSELSNFDPLFDNRDVSAGVKFKDANLIGIPIQIIIGENSLKTNEVEIKTRDKKINTKINKELVLETIQNIYKEDKTKFKAITP; this is encoded by the coding sequence ATGAAATGGACAGAAAATTTTTTACCAACTCTTAAAGAGCAACCGAAAAATGTAGAGATCCCATCTCATTCTCTATCTATAAGAGTCGGGCTTATAAGACAAAGCATTAGTGGTGTCCATACTTATCTACCACTTGGCTGGAAAATATGTTTAAATATCATTAACATTATAAGAGAAGAAATGAATAGCATAGGAGCTCAAGAAATACTATTGCCGGCATTGTCTACTGCAGAATTATGGGCAAAAACAGGGAGACTTGCAGGTTGGGGTGCAGAAATCTTTAGACTCAAAGATAGAGGGAATAGAGAATTATGCCTCTCCCCTACTCACGAAGAACCTATAACGGAATTTGTAAGCAAAGAGATTCATTCTTATAAAGAATTACCATGTATTTTCTACCAAATTCAGACTAAATTTAGAGATGAACCAAGACCTCGTGGAGGAGTTTTAAGAGCCAGAGAATTCATTATGAAAGACTCTTATTCTTTTGATATAGATGAAACTTCTTTTATGGAAAGTTATGCGAAACATAGAACTGCTTATGAAAAAATCCTTAATCGCTGTGGATTAAGTTATAAAATTGTTGATGCTTCTTCCGGACTAATGGGCAGTGGAAAATCAGAAGAGTTTATGGTATCTTCTCCATATGGTGAAGACTCTATTGTAATTTGTAAGAATTGTGGATATTCCGCTAATAAAGAAACAGGAAAAATTGGAGAAATTAGAAACGACACAAAAGAACAAAGTTCCGAATTAAAAAAAGTGCATACACCCGTAAAAGGCACCGTTGATGAAATATCTAAATTTTTAAACGTGCCTGCAGATAAATTGATGAAAAGCATATTATATTTTTATGACGCCGAACCCGTATTTGTATTATTAAGAGGAAATCACGAAATCAGTATGGACAAATTAAATAAAATAAAGATAGCTAATACAGAGACAAAGGGAACTTTTAGAATCGCGACTCCCAATGAAGTTAAGACTCTTATTAACGCCGATGTAGGATATATATCACCAGTCAATCTCTCAAAACAAATAAAAGTGCTTGCCGCAAATTCACTTAAAAATAGCAACAATTTAGTTACAGGAGCAAATGAGAATTTATACCATTTTACAGGAGTAGATATAGAAAGAGATATTCAAGTAACTCAATGGGCAGACATCGAAATTCCGAATAATGGAGACCCCTGCCCGAAATGTAACAAAGAACTTACTCTCGAACCTGTTATTGAATTGGGACATATTTTCGACCTCGGGGAAAAATACTCAACTCCCTTAGGAGCAACTGTCCTCGACAAAAATGGACAGAAAAAATCCATATATATGGGAAGCTATGGAATAGGAGTAGAACGAATAATGGCAGCAGCAATTGAAACACATAATGATTCTGAGGGCATAATATGGCCAATGGAAATTGCTCCATTTAAAGTAATTATTATTCCCTTGAATATAAGCATTCCCGATATAAAAGCTACTGCTGAAAAAATATACTCTGAACTTAGTAATTTCGACCCTCTGTTTGACAACAGGGATGTAAGCGCAGGAGTTAAATTTAAGGATGCCAATCTTATAGGAATACCAATCCAGATAATAATAGGGGAAAACTCCCTTAAAACAAATGAAGTCGAAATAAAAACTAGAGACAAAAAAATAAATACAAAAATAAATAAAGAACTTGTTTTAGAAACTATTCAAAACATTTATAAAGAGGATAAGACAAAATTTAAGGCTATTACCCCTTAA